One genomic segment of Apostichopus japonicus isolate 1M-3 chromosome 23, ASM3797524v1, whole genome shotgun sequence includes these proteins:
- the LOC139965021 gene encoding uncharacterized protein yields MEDRVKAMETLRQAAADTAMQNITTAQAWQKKNYDSRCNPEGFTVGSQVLMEVVKNHNRCGGKMAPRYTGPYLIHCEVKKGVYRLEKDDVIMKKTVNASRLKVYCKCESSETIETEPETNQPSGGKAAAGETEADKLESKPEAETAARETEDCVITGKSTNSTFKPSTRPKFRPLGKKQLVDVVKPRYWMRDTQINAAQALIRHQYPAVRRLQDTCLGENLQFEVQSQEFIQVHNANRNHWIVISTVGCKPGQVRVYDSLYRVLHTDTRSHSQPVTEPP; encoded by the coding sequence ATGGAGGATCGAGTGAAGGCCATGGAAACTCTCCGCCAAGCTGCGGCAGACACTGCTATGCAAAACATAACCACAGCCCAGGCATGGCAGAAGAAGAACTACGACAGTCGCTGTAACCCAGAGGGGTTCACAGTTGGATCCCAAGTGCTGATGGAGGTAGTTAAGAACCACAACAGGTGTGGTGGAAAGATGGCACCAAGGTACACTGGCCCATACCTGATTCATTGCGAGGTAAAGAAGGGTGTCTACAGACTAGAGaaggatgatgtcatcatgaagAAAACAGTGAATGCAAGCAGACTCAAAGTGTACTGTAAGTGTGAGTCTAGCGAAACAATAGAGACTGAGCCAGAAACAAATCAGCCATCTGGTGGAAAGGCAGCAGCGGGAGAGACAGAGGCCGACAAGCTAGAATCTAAGCCAGAAGCAGAGACAGCAGCGAGAGAGACCGAGGATTGTGTCATCACTGGGAAGTCCACCAACAGCACCTTCAAGCCATCGACCAGACCAAAGTTCCGGCCACTGGGGAAGAAGCAGTTGGTAGATGTCGTGAAACCTCGGTATTGGATGCGGGACACACAAATAAATGCTGCCCAGGCACTGATAAGACACCAGTACCCAGCTGTGAGGCGCCTCCAGGATACATGTTTAGGGGAGAACCTGCAGTTTGAAGTCCAGTCGCAAGAGTTCATCCAAGTACATAATGCCAACAGGAACCATTGGATTGTCATATCCACTGTTGGGTGTAAGCCAGGTCAAGTACGTGTATATGACAGCCTGTACAGAGTCTTGCATACTGACACAAGGAGTCATAGCCAGCCTGTTACAGAGCCCCCTTGA